A portion of the Pomacea canaliculata isolate SZHN2017 linkage group LG13, ASM307304v1, whole genome shotgun sequence genome contains these proteins:
- the LOC112554419 gene encoding nucleoside diphosphate-linked moiety X motif 17-like: MASVRILACIQRRGKDQAPRLASFTECVVDYFEEADGKAQVSVQLVDDKLLITDSPSESCQLFIKHPPFCPVKSLSPEQAADLPLSTHQRGINTGAAVILESADGKILLTKRAPHLHTFPGIWVPPGGHIEQNETLSQTGLRELFEETGLRLTEEDCVGEQLLPLALWESVYPPKLSLGAPARHHVVVYLYAKLKSPLTSERLLKEVIIDPNEVAACVWLDREIVSAIVNQSEESGCTKDLDSTMMPDTLRALVLDDTTEAGGSHHSFGAILAMFWGH, from the exons ATGGCATCAGTCAGAATTTTAGCATGTATTCAACGAAGAGGAAAGGATCAAGCTCCAAGATTAGCTTCATTTACTGAG TGCGTTGTTGACTATTTTGAGGAAGCTGATGGAAAGGCTCAAGTCAGTGTACAGCTAGTGGATGACAAACTTCTAATCACTGACAGTCCTTCAGAAAGTTGTCAGTTGTTCATCAAG CATCCGCCATTTTGCCCTGTTAAAAGTCTTAGTCCTGAACAAGCTGCCGACCTTCCACTGTCAACACATCAAAGAGGAATTAACACAGGAGCAGCAGTCATTCTGGAGTCAGCAGATGGGAaaattttattgacaaaaaGAGCCCCACATCTTCACACATTTCCAGGGATTTGGGTTCCTCcag GTGGTCATatagaacaaaatgaaaca CTTTCACAGACAGGACTCCGGGAGCTTTTTGAAGAGACAGGACTCAGACTTACAGAGGAAGATTGTGTTGGAGAACAGCTACTGCCTTTGGCTTTGTGGGAG TCAGTTTACCCACCAAAGTTATCTCTTGGAGCTCCTGCTAGGCATCATGTTGTTGTCTACTTGTATGCAAAACTGAAGAGCCCATTGACCAGTGAAAGGCTACTCAAAGAAGTAATCATTGATCCTAATGAGGTGGCAGCTTGTGTATGGTTGGACAGAGAAATTGTCTCTGCTATTGTCAATCAAAGTGAAGAGAGTGGATGTACTAAGGATCTGGACTCCACCATGATGCCAGATACTTTGAG AGCCCTTGTTCTAGATGATACAACAGAAGCAGGTGGAAGCCATCATTCCTTTGGAGCCATTCTTGCGATGTTCTGGGGACACTGA
- the LOC112554418 gene encoding E3 ubiquitin-protein ligase MARCH8-like, with the protein MASDFCLVCEESELLIPRESRKLARSDVSTENPVTDEDDSQIQFPIRQLESTRSPVMSAESQETILKASDHVTGISEGSSVSESQSSDLGYGSVSSLPCPSQQTVRSGTSSEVRKSQESKSVCSQSSGSDGPVCRICHDGEDKEELISPCHCTGSVGMLHLSCLERWLGTSHTTRCELCRYEFMLEKTTPPLSEFFKSPPHPNHGLNTICDISCFFVLTPVSIISAYLCIRGALRYSQWPGSWQMQGLILLTTCLIVIYITWLGVALHYHVTTFQKWRLKHQMVKITSNKSLNGKPVFQALKRKKIVKQNPSPSSHQNSDQQSNELNEAMLLFHPVLKYSTSLHATKWETDLESGNRLENKAEMADCMDKTKATSAKEHSSALDIKFETNV; encoded by the exons GATGAAGATGACTCGCAAATCCAGTTTCCAATACGGCAGCTAGAAAGTACTCGGTCACCTGTGATGTCGGCCGAGTCTCAAGAGACCATTCTAAAGGCATCAGATCATGTAACAGGAATATCAGAGGGAAGCTCTGTCTCAGAGTCTCAATCATCTGATCTGGGGTACGGTTCCGTCTCCTCCTTGCCATGTCCTTCGCAGCAGACAGTACGCAGTGGCACCAGTTCTGAAGTCAGGAAGTCACAGGAGAGTAAATCAGTTTGCTCACAGAG TTCTGGAAGTGATGGTCCTGTTTGCCGCATATGTCATGATGGAGAAGATAAAGAGGAGCTCATATCACCATGTCACTGTACTGGCTCGGTGGGGATGTTGCACCTGTCCTGCCTGGAGCGTTGGCTGGGAACCAGTCACACCACTCGATGTGAGCTGTGTCGATACGAATTTATGCTTGAAAAGACAACACCCCCCCTAAGCGAG tttttcaagtCTCCCCCTCATCCAAATCATGGACTCAacaccatctgtgatatcagcTGCTTCTTTGTGTTGACACCCGTTTCCATAATTAGTGCATACCTATGCATCAGGGGTGCCCTTCGTTACTCACAATGGCCTGGTAGCTGGCAGATGCAAGGCCTCATTCTTCTTACTACCTGTCTGATTGTTATCTACATCACCTGGCTGGGT GTTGCCCTGCACTACCACGTaacaacatttcaaaaatggcGACTGAAACACCAAATGGTAAAAATCACCTCTAACAAGTCACTCAATGGCAAACCTGTCTTCCAAGCCctgaaacgaaaaaaaattgtgaagcaGAACCCTTCTCCCTCCTCTCATCAGAACTCAGACCAGCAGAGCAATGAACTTAATGAGGCTATGCTTTTGTTCCATCCAGTGCTGAAATATTCCACAAGTCTTCATGCCACCAAATGGGAGACAGATTTGGAAAGTGGAAATAGGCTAGAGAATAAAGCAGAAATGGCAGATTGCATGGACAAAACCAAGGCTACATCCGCCAAAGAGCACAGTTCAGCCTTGGATATTAAGTTTGAGACAAATGTATAA